Proteins co-encoded in one Polaromonas vacuolata genomic window:
- a CDS encoding inorganic phosphate transporter, whose amino-acid sequence MQSVQTTLWVVALLVAMAIIFDFMNGFHDAANSIATVVSTGVLKPGQAVLFAAFFNLSAIFIFHLSVAATIGKGIVQPDIVDTHVVFGALVGAITWNLLTWLYGIPSSSSHALIGGIVGAAMAKSGAGALIASGVGKTVAFIFLSPLLGFLLGSLMLVSVSWICRRATPSKVDSWFRRLQLVSAGAYSLGHGGNDAQKTIGIIWLLLIATGYASTSDSMPPTWVIVSCYLAISAGTLFGGWRIVKTMGQKITKLKPVDGFCAETGGAFTLFLATILGIPVSTTHTITGAIVGVGSTRRMSAVRWGTAATIVWAWIITIPAAAMVAALAYWVSMSIF is encoded by the coding sequence ATGCAAAGCGTACAGACAACACTTTGGGTAGTGGCCCTGCTAGTTGCCATGGCGATTATTTTTGATTTCATGAACGGCTTTCACGACGCCGCCAACTCGATTGCTACCGTCGTCTCTACCGGCGTTCTCAAACCCGGACAAGCCGTGTTATTTGCGGCATTTTTTAACCTCAGCGCCATTTTTATATTTCATCTGAGCGTGGCTGCCACCATCGGCAAGGGCATAGTTCAGCCAGACATTGTGGATACCCATGTCGTGTTCGGAGCCTTGGTCGGTGCGATTACTTGGAATTTGCTCACTTGGCTGTACGGCATTCCGAGCAGTTCTTCACACGCCTTAATTGGCGGCATTGTCGGTGCGGCCATGGCTAAGTCGGGCGCTGGCGCATTGATAGCCAGCGGCGTTGGCAAAACGGTGGCGTTTATCTTTTTGTCTCCCTTGTTGGGATTTTTGTTGGGCTCTTTGATGCTGGTGTCGGTGTCTTGGATTTGCCGACGCGCCACGCCCTCTAAGGTGGATAGCTGGTTTCGCCGTCTGCAGCTGGTTTCAGCCGGTGCTTATAGCTTGGGCCACGGCGGCAATGACGCACAAAAAACCATTGGCATTATTTGGCTGCTACTAATTGCTACAGGCTACGCATCGACTAGTGACAGCATGCCGCCGACCTGGGTCATAGTGAGCTGTTATCTAGCGATTTCGGCCGGCACCTTGTTTGGCGGTTGGCGCATCGTCAAGACCATGGGTCAAAAAATCACCAAGCTTAAGCCGGTTGACGGTTTTTGTGCTGAAACAGGCGGTGCTTTCACGCTATTTTTAGCGACGATTTTAGGCATTCCGGTGTCGACCACGCACACCATCACCGGCGCTATCGTGGGTGTAGGTTCGACTCGTCGAATGTCAGCGGTTCGCTGGGGTACGGCGGCAACCATTGTGTGGGCTTGGATCATCACCATACCGGCTGCGGCTATGGTGGCAGCGCTGGCTTACTGGGTCAGCATGTCTATTTTTTAG